CAATGCACCAGCTTATATTGATCCGTCGCTAGCCCCCGATCCTCGATCCGGCTGTAATGCATATCTTCATCCTGCAAGTAGACCACAACCGCCTTCACATCAACATCGTCCAGGGAAGCGCCGGCCGAAGCCAGCTCCTTAACAATCCAGGACGGGTCGCTGATCTCCTTCGTAAACGGCCCGATGACGAAAGCATTCGTGCCAACGCCGACATTTTCGAGCGCGGCATCCATCGTAATCCGGTAGCCGAGATCGCGGCATAGCTTCTTATACGCTTCCGAATCGCGGTCATTCGGGTCCAGCCCGGCTACCGTCATAATCTGTACGGCTGCTGGCCGCAGCATCGTATCCATATCGAATACCGCCGCGCCGCGCCTTTTGGCCAGCGCCTTGGCCAAAGTTGTTTTCCCCGCTCCCGCGCCGCCGACGAAAAATACAAGCTTTCGCATGACTTCCGCCCCCTACTTCCGCTGCAGCTGCTTCCAGACGGTCTTGTTGCTGTATTCCTTCGAGCTGCTGATGTCTTGGCCGAACCATTCCGGCGCCTCGAACGAATGAGCGGCTTCCTCGGAATCGAACTCCACCTCAAGGACGGTCAGCTGAATCTGGTCGTAAATATCGATCTCGATCTGAACGCCTTTCCATTCCGCCGTAATCCGGTTTTTCGTCAGGGCAACGGCGCCAA
This region of Paenibacillus sp. JDR-2 genomic DNA includes:
- a CDS encoding AAA family ATPase codes for the protein MRKLVFFVGGAGAGKTTLAKALAKRRGAAVFDMDTMLRPAAVQIMTVAGLDPNDRDSEAYKKLCRDLGYRITMDAALENVGVGTNAFVIGPFTKEISDPSWIVKELASAGASLDDVDVKAVVVYLQDEDMHYSRIEDRGLATDQYKLVHWDSFARSLGRRTLAWELPESSVLYYDNSRPFDEAALERLEGFVYGDVI